In ANME-2 cluster archaeon, a single genomic region encodes these proteins:
- a CDS encoding glycosyltransferase family 2 protein yields MTHIAVILPAYNEEVAIGSMLLRTKQFADRVILVDDGSTDRTSEVARLAGFEVIRHHTNMGKGAALRTGFEAAGGADVIVTMDADGQHDPGDIPKLTGAILAGEADVVNGSRYLNGNGKSTPAYRRLGQAVLDKATNFNSGLTITDTQSGFRAFSGGVIPSFRFSQKGFGIESEMLADVSNAGLRVKEVEVGVRYDVDCSTENPVSHGVRVLVRVLYDMELNRPLYYFTVPGMVLGGIGAFMGLSFLKTFYLGGSLMFGPTLLMIMLFMVGTFMSFTGIILHSMSRMIN; encoded by the coding sequence ATGACCCACATAGCAGTCATCCTCCCTGCCTATAACGAGGAAGTAGCAATCGGCAGTATGCTGCTGCGCACCAAACAGTTTGCCGACCGTGTGATATTAGTAGACGATGGCAGCACTGACCGTACATCTGAAGTTGCCAGGCTCGCAGGCTTTGAGGTTATCCGCCACCACACCAATATGGGTAAAGGCGCAGCTCTAAGGACCGGGTTTGAGGCTGCTGGTGGTGCTGATGTTATCGTAACCATGGATGCTGACGGTCAGCATGATCCAGGTGATATACCTAAACTTACCGGCGCTATTTTAGCAGGTGAGGCTGATGTGGTGAATGGCAGCCGGTATTTGAACGGGAATGGTAAGAGTACGCCGGCATACAGGAGATTGGGGCAGGCAGTGCTGGATAAAGCTACTAATTTTAACAGTGGATTAACTATCACAGATACGCAAAGCGGGTTTCGGGCTTTTTCTGGTGGTGTTATTCCGAGTTTCAGGTTCAGCCAGAAGGGTTTTGGTATTGAGAGCGAAATGCTGGCAGATGTTTCAAATGCCGGGTTGAGGGTAAAGGAAGTTGAGGTTGGTGTGCGGTATGATGTGGACTGTTCGACCGAGAATCCAGTGAGCCATGGTGTGCGGGTGCTGGTCAGGGTGCTGTATGATATGGAGCTGAACCGGCCGCTGTATTATTTTACTGTGCCTGGGATGGTGTTGGGAGGAATCGGGGCGTTTATGGGGTTGAGTTTTCTAAAGACGTTCTACCTTGGAGGTAGTTTGATGTTCGGGCCGACACTGTTGATGATTATGTTGTTTATGGTAGGGACTTTTATGAGCTTTACCGGGATCATACTGCATTCGATGTCAAGGATGATCAATGA
- a CDS encoding NAD-dependent epimerase/dehydratase family protein, with the protein MEAKQILVTGCAGFIWKNIVNGLQGRVHEVIALDYFNTGRDDYTKANVKNFRQLEKAFDGRRFDYVYHLGAEYGMGNGEDHYENLWETNAIGTKYMLRLKDVKDDDKRYKEPQILSPPEDLSACYARGRAGNVDERRYIKLPSAFSCVHPRLISITHNSRDFLLFPGTIYSHRVHRENNITLCVPVFSVVDLLYHDPFILLDQNKLKSLLFQGVGT; encoded by the coding sequence ATGGAAGCAAAACAAATTCTTGTAACTGGCTGTGCAGGATTTATTTGGAAAAACATTGTTAATGGACTGCAAGGTAGAGTACATGAAGTTATTGCACTTGATTATTTCAATACTGGAAGGGACGATTATACTAAGGCAAATGTGAAGAACTTCAGGCAGCTTGAAAAGGCGTTCGATGGCAGGAGATTTGACTATGTCTATCATCTGGGTGCTGAATATGGCATGGGGAACGGAGAAGATCATTATGAGAATTTGTGGGAAACAAATGCTATCGGCACAAAATATATGCTGCGCTTAAAGGATGTCAAGGATGATGATAAGAGGTATAAAGAACCGCAGATACTCTCACCTCCTGAGGACTTGAGTGCCTGCTACGCCCGAGGGCGTGCAGGTAACGTAGATGAACGCAGATACATTAAACTGCCATCTGCGTTTAGCTGCGTTCATCCGCGGTTGATCTCAATTACTCATAATTCCAGAGACTTTTTATTATTTCCTGGGACGATTTATAGCCACAGAGTGCACAGAGAAAACAATATCACTCTGTGTGTCCCGGTGTTCTCTGTGGTTGATCTTCTTTACCATGATCCATTTATCCTACTTGATCAGAATAAATTAAAAAGTCTCTTATTCCAGGGGGTAGGCACATGA
- a CDS encoding FtsX-like permease family protein: MLAIKNLFRNKLRTLLNIIGVMLAIISLVILASLGSGLLDTGEQVLKDSSMHLWMKGRPVDLQTQYIQSSQARISDVHQISTQTLADPRVNVSTPLLTEIVYAHKEGEDPKAVFGLGVDTGGPLVTISSGAPISTSTLYNGGTYDGPFTSEVLVDSRAARLLGVEVGDTIFAGKTISDARNRQFKVVGISDSLSTFSLNAMVIFPFPEFQLITGNHYQDSASMIIVRLNDVNTAEQVKNDLQQQYPEYQINTNREFLNNIIEQNGFFIVSAFSIVILAIVMGTSLIILTMLLSLNERKKEIGILQVVGFSRLSIARNFGFEGFIISIIGGISGILLSMPVAEIINQVVKRMTGLDELLVLDTKIMLLGFLMAVIIGLLSTLATIWRLSTIKPMEQIRSV; the protein is encoded by the coding sequence ATGCTGGCAATTAAAAACCTGTTCAGGAATAAGCTCAGGACACTACTAAATATAATTGGCGTCATGCTGGCAATTATTTCACTGGTAATTCTTGCTTCACTGGGAAGTGGATTATTGGACACTGGAGAACAGGTGTTAAAGGATAGCTCCATGCACCTCTGGATGAAAGGACGGCCTGTTGACCTTCAGACCCAGTATATCCAATCCTCGCAGGCCAGGATCAGTGATGTTCACCAAATAAGTACACAAACACTGGCAGATCCCAGGGTCAATGTGTCAACCCCCTTACTTACTGAAATTGTATATGCACATAAAGAAGGAGAGGATCCGAAGGCTGTATTTGGCCTTGGTGTGGATACGGGTGGTCCTCTAGTAACAATATCCTCTGGTGCGCCAATTTCTACAAGCACATTGTATAATGGGGGCACATACGACGGTCCCTTCACAAGTGAAGTGCTGGTGGATTCCAGGGCAGCACGTCTTCTGGGTGTTGAGGTTGGTGATACCATCTTTGCCGGAAAGACCATATCAGATGCCAGGAACAGGCAATTTAAAGTGGTAGGAATTTCGGATTCGCTCTCCACTTTCAGTCTCAATGCTATGGTGATATTCCCATTCCCCGAATTCCAGCTTATTACCGGGAATCATTATCAAGACAGTGCATCAATGATCATCGTGCGGCTAAATGACGTAAATACGGCAGAACAGGTAAAAAATGATCTTCAACAACAATATCCTGAATACCAGATAAATACGAACAGGGAGTTTTTAAATAATATTATTGAGCAGAACGGTTTTTTCATAGTCTCAGCCTTTTCTATTGTGATACTGGCTATAGTAATGGGTACTTCCCTTATCATATTGACAATGCTTTTATCGTTAAATGAAAGGAAAAAAGAGATCGGGATATTGCAGGTAGTTGGTTTTTCCAGGCTGTCCATTGCAAGGAACTTTGGGTTTGAAGGATTTATTATTTCTATTATTGGAGGAATATCTGGTATATTATTAAGCATGCCGGTTGCTGAAATAATAAATCAGGTAGTAAAAAGAATGACAGGTCTTGATGAGTTGCTGGTTCTTGATACTAAGATCATGTTATTAGGCTTTTTAATGGCAGTAATTATTGGATTATTGTCAACCCTGGCAACCATCTGGCGGCTATCAACGATCAAACCAATGGAACAGATCAGAAGTGTATAG
- a CDS encoding CPBP family intramembrane metalloprotease, whose protein sequence is MEYENTQLGIPKSTEKLVKYQNILLILPVLLIILAELLLFSGNMQYSIWVHVFVLIGLALATVYTGDTYLFKPYQALMLLPLLRLVNISMPIFFDMTLYLYIFIYTPLIIPVYIIAVHQGFTFEQLGFTFKYWKLIIPVSVIVGFAIALGEHYIIHAGTLIADLSFLNVLKLSIVMIIFIGLIEELIFRSILQTRMEESMGMFSGLVVTSILFGVLHSGYGTFYEMFFTSLAGLLMGYMFQKTRSLPLITVTHGTVNIFLFGVIPLMGPTLGLI, encoded by the coding sequence ATGGAATATGAAAATACTCAACTGGGAATTCCAAAATCAACGGAAAAATTAGTGAAATATCAAAATATTTTGCTAATTCTGCCTGTACTTCTGATCATACTGGCAGAGCTACTGTTATTTTCAGGGAATATGCAATATTCCATATGGGTGCATGTATTTGTACTGATAGGCCTGGCACTGGCCACTGTATATACCGGTGATACATACCTTTTCAAGCCGTACCAGGCATTGATGCTGCTTCCATTGCTGCGGCTGGTCAACATATCCATGCCAATATTTTTTGATATGACCCTGTATTTGTATATTTTCATATACACACCCCTGATCATCCCGGTCTATATTATTGCGGTCCACCAGGGATTTACTTTTGAACAGTTAGGATTTACTTTTAAATACTGGAAGCTGATCATACCGGTATCAGTGATAGTTGGTTTTGCCATCGCTCTGGGAGAACATTATATTATTCATGCAGGAACCCTGATTGCGGACCTGTCTTTCTTAAATGTTCTAAAACTCTCAATAGTGATGATCATATTTATTGGATTAATTGAGGAGCTTATCTTCAGGTCTATACTCCAAACCCGTATGGAAGAATCGATGGGCATGTTCTCAGGTCTTGTGGTTACCAGCATATTATTCGGTGTACTTCACTCGGGATACGGCACATTCTATGAAATGTTTTTCACATCGCTGGCAGGACTTCTGATGGGTTACATGTTCCAGAAGACCAGAAGCCTTCCGTTGATCACTGTAACCCACGGTACAGTAAACATATTCCTGTTCGGCGTGATACCCCTGATGGGGCCGACACTGGGCCTAATCTAA